The segment TAGGCGCTTTTATATTCTTCGAAATTATCAAAAATCCTTTTCGCACTGCGCCCGTATATACCGAATTCAGGGAGGCTGACTACTTCACCATAAGAAACATCAAGTCCAAAATCCTTTTTTAATGCGTAAAGAACCATATTTTTAAAGTTCTCTGTGCCTCCATGCCGATAATACTCTATGATATTTTCATCAACCAATATCCCCATCTCCCTGTGATCATCATCGTATGTCCCGCCGAATGCATAGACTATTCCGCCATTTTTGATAACTTCTTCTATTTCCGGATGCACCGTATCAATCAACTGCCTCCCCATTATCTGAATTATTACAAGCTTTGATTCCTTGAGATGTGTAAGGTTTCTGTTTCGTATATCTTTTGACGGATAAACTTTAAATAAGATATCCTTTGCCGCAGGCAGTTGATTCCTTACTGTCTTTATCGCTTCCACAGCGGTCTTTGAATGTGTGTCGCCAGGAACAATACTCACTTTTAATTGCTCAGCATACACAGCATCCCTGAATAAAAAACAAAAAAGAAAAAGGCATGAGAATGAGAGAATAAGAAAACATCTGAAAAAATACTTCCCCTCTTCCCACTCTCCCGGCTTCTTAATCTCTTTCAGTCTATTCCGGCACATAAATAACCCTCCCGTCTTTAAGCTGATATGCAATTCCAAGCCTCTGCCCATCGCCGCTCACCTTTCTATCAGTAACTTTTTTCGCTTTTATCTCTTTGCCTTTCTTTGTGATTATCTCTATCTTCCCATCAGCAGTCTTCTTTGTAATAGTCAGCTCCGATTTCGGATCAAGCAGGTCAAGCATGTTGTAAGCTATAAAAAGGGCTATCATCATGCTTACGATAAAAACAATGCTCGCATCAAAGAGGTTTGCAACGCCTGCTATCGGGTCTTCAATAGGCTGTTCGTATTTTTCAAACCTTCTCCGCCTTTTCATAAATCTCAT is part of the Candidatus Jettenia sp. AMX2 genome and harbors:
- a CDS encoding DUF2149 domain-containing protein; amino-acid sequence: MRFMKRRRRFEKYEQPIEDPIAGVANLFDASIVFIVSMMIALFIAYNMLDLLDPKSELTITKKTADGKIEIITKKGKEIKAKKVTDRKVSGDGQRLGIAYQLKDGRVIYVPE